A window of Pirellula sp. SH-Sr6A contains these coding sequences:
- a CDS encoding peptidase MA family metallohydrolase: MEAVLAYSRLTLLTFVGILWSTCFSSIAWSQHRGAPMVSVATPNFVVYARDNAWAQQVAQVAEANRRDLALHWLGEELPRWSKPCPLVVQDGPNKLASGETKYTLIRGAVVNFNMTVVGTRERILDSVLPHEITHTIIASHFAPFGKPVPRWADEGMCTTVEHESERRKHDKMLIQFLREQKGIPFATLFALRDYPADMLPLYAQGYSVTSFLIAQSGPREFIKFLEIGMRNDDWYTATEQIYGYPLVGNLQTAWNNWVIDGGGTVTQHTALALGYTARPLIASNTRGSSVQPAVANIGTEPSNVQVAGGVMSDPTRIASNATMTDNKSMHPSTQNLPAGAAASDNGETGSYYLQQFQKHREDHSVEAPRGSQGVEHTVGQPRPMQTLGGGTIYR, encoded by the coding sequence ATGGAAGCTGTTCTTGCTTACTCTCGTCTCACCTTACTGACTTTCGTCGGAATCCTGTGGAGCACTTGCTTCAGTTCGATTGCCTGGAGTCAACATCGGGGGGCGCCGATGGTATCGGTCGCGACCCCCAATTTTGTGGTTTATGCACGCGACAATGCTTGGGCGCAACAGGTTGCTCAAGTGGCCGAGGCCAATCGCCGTGATCTCGCCCTCCACTGGTTGGGGGAAGAGTTGCCTCGCTGGTCGAAACCATGCCCCCTCGTCGTCCAAGACGGTCCGAACAAGCTGGCAAGTGGCGAAACCAAGTACACGTTGATCCGAGGTGCCGTCGTCAACTTCAACATGACGGTAGTGGGCACGCGAGAACGCATTCTCGACAGTGTCTTGCCACACGAAATCACCCACACCATTATCGCTAGTCACTTCGCCCCGTTTGGCAAGCCAGTTCCGCGATGGGCGGACGAGGGCATGTGCACAACGGTCGAGCATGAATCGGAACGTCGCAAGCATGACAAGATGCTCATTCAGTTCCTACGTGAACAAAAAGGGATTCCGTTTGCAACCCTGTTCGCGCTGCGCGATTATCCGGCTGACATGCTCCCTTTGTACGCTCAAGGCTACAGCGTCACGAGCTTCTTGATTGCGCAAAGTGGCCCTCGCGAATTCATCAAGTTCCTCGAGATTGGCATGCGCAACGACGATTGGTACACAGCGACCGAACAAATCTACGGATACCCTTTGGTGGGCAATCTGCAAACCGCTTGGAACAATTGGGTGATCGATGGAGGCGGTACCGTCACCCAGCATACAGCATTGGCACTGGGCTATACGGCGCGTCCACTGATCGCTTCCAACACACGAGGATCTTCGGTGCAACCTGCTGTTGCGAACATTGGAACCGAACCATCGAATGTTCAGGTGGCAGGGGGTGTCATGAGCGACCCAACTCGAATCGCATCGAACGCCACGATGACGGACAACAAGTCGATGCACCCGAGTACACAGAACTTACCAGCGGGTGCAGCCGCTTCGGATAACGGCGAAACGGGAAGTTACTACTTGCAGCAATTCCAGAAGCATCGAGAGGACCATTCCGTCGAAGCTCCCCGAGGTTCCCAGGGAGTCGAGCACACCGTGGGACAGCCGCGACCCATGCAGACGTTGGGCGGCGGGACGATTTATCGATAA
- the rsmG gene encoding 16S rRNA (guanine(527)-N(7))-methyltransferase RsmG yields the protein MSDSEMEPLSPPAEVFSGSREELDRRLRTTATELELTIPEEAWSGIQNYCLQLWDWNTRVNLTRHTTPELFVKRDLLDSWHVSQLLAPNEEVLDVGTGSGVPGILVAILRPDVQVTLCDSVAKKAKVVDDIVKKLGLQVPVYPQNVQSLLEDFRYDTLTSRAVGPLVKLCRWLEPYWHTFGRMLAIKGPKWPDERGEARHKGALKKVELRRMVSYPMPDTESESTILQLKRLHS from the coding sequence ATGAGTGATTCTGAAATGGAGCCTCTTTCCCCGCCAGCCGAGGTGTTCTCAGGGAGTCGCGAGGAACTGGATCGACGATTGCGCACCACGGCAACGGAATTGGAACTGACGATCCCCGAAGAGGCTTGGTCAGGAATTCAAAACTACTGCTTGCAACTCTGGGATTGGAATACCCGCGTGAACTTGACCCGGCACACGACCCCGGAGCTCTTTGTTAAACGCGATTTGCTCGACTCCTGGCATGTGTCTCAACTGCTGGCTCCCAACGAAGAGGTTCTCGATGTCGGGACCGGCAGCGGTGTGCCGGGAATTCTCGTCGCCATCCTTCGACCCGACGTGCAAGTCACTCTCTGCGATAGCGTGGCCAAGAAAGCCAAGGTCGTCGATGACATCGTGAAAAAGCTTGGACTGCAAGTCCCGGTTTATCCGCAAAACGTTCAGAGTCTCCTCGAAGACTTTCGTTACGACACGTTGACCTCGCGCGCCGTCGGGCCTTTGGTGAAGCTTTGCCGTTGGCTAGAGCCCTACTGGCATACCTTCGGGCGAATGTTAGCGATCAAAGGACCGAAATGGCCGGACGAACGAGGCGAAGCGAGGCACAAAGGCGCTCTTAAAAAAGTCGAACTCCGACGGATGGTCTCCTATCCGATGCCCGATACGGAATCCGAAAGCACAATCCTGCAACTCAAGCGGCTTCATTCCTAG
- a CDS encoding ABC transporter permease, translated as MIPVIAGVAVAGAVIVGALIVGDSVRGSLRTIALDRIGDIDRILLAPRWFSAALLDKTQVQGSVHELIYLQQSTAQHEVRGEDGKKIYRANELTLLGVDASFWELGDHRPPKLPSGEQVVLNQSAADTLRVRIGDLITLRVAASALVPAESALGKREQDTYVMPRWEVVDILPDEGLARFSLRSDQRPPVNAFVDKKAIQDAIEIGDQINAMVTTIASTEQAAGPKSVSLLQNIRPSLADLGLQFDRVQASSPQDRSLVLDYYHITTDQMLLPDTIAHEILRGTQDYSPKPILTYLANNVENRNVTKPADNHRQSVPYSTISAVDWELLAQLLKQASPSAAPIQKPDGDEWVVINQWLADELKLAVGDRITIDYFLPETVEGEEIEKQFEATIVAIAPLTEPKTPYLRNRPAVFEQSPTPFNDPQWTPTVPGITDQDSISKWDTPFPLKRTIDSRDDDYWNSHRLTPKLFMPLERGKKLFGSRFGNVTSIRFDGLDEASRDAVQKKVQSIVQSHLGVLGWRELPLREQQLARSSGTTPFDALFLSLSFFLIAAALLLVALLFRLSIERRANHWGLLAATGWTRSSIRKLLMAEGAILAAIGATLGIGLGMLYAYAMIALLKTWWVGAITVSFLDYYVMPTSLIAGWLASWGTALVAIYIASRRIAKSPITLLLRGKFEEPGIAIRSSKWSTFAVGLSLLAGVGLLGVGVGLQGQAQAGAFVGAGMLFMICGLVWVWGRLRRFRHRVDSIPNEFALASSSASRAPARSILAIALVAIASFLILSMSLFQATPTEPGMGGFVWMGKSSSPIYTELGNAEARRENLAAAGDPWTDIEIVSLRVRGGDDASCNNLYQANEPQVLGMSPRIVEIDRQENGNSRFAWFQKSAPAGQSPWTSLEGTGNGTKESPIPVVLDQNTALWALHLGGYVGEVFSFEFDGAPIFFKTAGVLQNTILQGSLIIGEENFKRMFPTIAGYKSFLVEVPSDKMAELPALKSLLENGWEEQGLDLVESSKILSQLLAVQNTYLSAFQLLGAMGLLLGTVGLGVTQIRGALERRAELASMRALGFTKRRLVWILTLENGWQLFRGLAIGGVAAALATIPALVAGQPFGGLVTPLWMLGLILIVGGLTSWFAASFAMRWPLLAALRSET; from the coding sequence TTGATTCCCGTAATTGCAGGAGTAGCCGTGGCGGGCGCCGTCATTGTCGGCGCATTGATCGTAGGCGATAGCGTTCGAGGGTCGCTTCGTACCATCGCGCTAGACCGCATCGGCGACATCGATCGCATCCTCCTCGCTCCTCGCTGGTTCTCCGCCGCCCTGCTCGACAAGACTCAGGTGCAAGGTAGTGTTCATGAACTCATCTACCTACAACAGTCCACGGCTCAACACGAAGTTCGTGGCGAGGATGGCAAAAAGATCTACCGGGCGAACGAATTGACGTTACTGGGAGTCGATGCCTCGTTTTGGGAATTGGGTGATCACCGTCCCCCGAAACTTCCGAGCGGTGAGCAAGTCGTCCTCAACCAATCTGCCGCTGATACCTTGCGAGTCCGCATCGGCGATTTGATCACGCTTCGAGTTGCCGCCAGCGCGTTAGTCCCGGCCGAAAGCGCTCTTGGAAAACGAGAGCAAGACACGTATGTGATGCCTCGGTGGGAGGTCGTCGATATCTTGCCCGATGAAGGACTGGCTCGATTTTCCCTTCGCAGCGATCAACGTCCCCCCGTCAATGCATTCGTGGACAAGAAGGCGATCCAAGACGCCATAGAGATCGGCGATCAAATCAATGCGATGGTCACGACTATCGCCTCTACCGAGCAGGCCGCCGGCCCAAAATCGGTTTCGCTTCTACAGAACATACGCCCTAGCCTTGCCGATCTCGGACTGCAGTTCGACCGCGTTCAAGCCTCGAGCCCCCAAGATCGGTCGCTTGTGCTCGATTACTATCACATCACGACCGATCAAATGCTACTACCCGACACCATCGCCCATGAGATCCTTCGAGGGACGCAGGACTATTCTCCCAAGCCCATCCTGACCTATCTCGCCAACAATGTCGAAAACAGGAACGTCACAAAGCCTGCAGACAACCATCGCCAAAGCGTTCCCTACTCCACCATCAGCGCCGTCGACTGGGAGCTTTTAGCGCAGTTGTTGAAGCAGGCCAGTCCATCCGCGGCCCCCATCCAAAAGCCCGATGGCGACGAATGGGTAGTCATCAATCAATGGTTGGCGGACGAATTGAAGCTAGCCGTTGGCGACCGAATCACCATCGACTATTTCTTGCCCGAAACGGTCGAAGGAGAAGAAATCGAAAAGCAATTTGAAGCGACCATCGTCGCAATCGCCCCGTTGACGGAACCCAAAACACCCTACCTGCGGAATCGCCCGGCGGTGTTCGAGCAATCGCCGACACCCTTCAATGATCCGCAATGGACTCCTACCGTTCCAGGGATCACCGACCAAGACTCGATCAGCAAATGGGATACTCCCTTTCCACTCAAACGGACCATCGATTCGCGGGACGATGATTACTGGAATTCGCATCGACTGACTCCCAAACTGTTCATGCCATTGGAGCGAGGAAAGAAGCTGTTCGGTTCTCGATTTGGAAACGTTACGAGCATTCGTTTCGACGGGCTCGACGAAGCATCCCGAGATGCAGTACAGAAAAAGGTGCAGTCGATTGTTCAGAGCCATTTGGGTGTTTTGGGATGGAGAGAGCTACCCCTGCGCGAGCAACAGTTGGCGCGTTCCAGCGGAACGACTCCCTTCGATGCCCTCTTCCTATCGCTTAGTTTCTTCCTGATCGCAGCGGCTTTGCTGCTCGTCGCTCTTCTGTTTCGTCTTTCCATCGAACGACGCGCCAATCACTGGGGGTTGTTAGCGGCGACCGGTTGGACGAGATCTTCCATTCGTAAATTGTTGATGGCCGAGGGAGCTATTTTGGCAGCGATTGGAGCGACCTTGGGTATTGGCCTAGGAATGCTATACGCGTATGCGATGATCGCTCTTTTAAAGACTTGGTGGGTCGGTGCCATCACAGTATCGTTCTTGGATTACTACGTCATGCCGACCAGCTTGATCGCGGGATGGCTAGCCAGTTGGGGGACTGCCCTGGTGGCCATCTATATCGCATCGCGTCGCATTGCTAAATCCCCAATCACGCTCTTGCTGCGGGGGAAGTTCGAAGAGCCCGGCATTGCGATTCGATCGTCGAAATGGTCCACCTTCGCCGTCGGCCTATCCCTTCTCGCGGGCGTGGGCCTGCTCGGGGTCGGAGTCGGTTTGCAGGGGCAAGCCCAAGCGGGTGCGTTTGTGGGGGCGGGTATGCTATTCATGATCTGCGGACTCGTTTGGGTCTGGGGACGACTGCGACGGTTTCGCCATCGAGTCGATAGCATTCCAAATGAGTTCGCGCTCGCGAGCAGCAGCGCCAGCCGCGCTCCGGCGCGAAGCATCCTGGCAATCGCTTTGGTCGCCATCGCATCGTTCCTGATCCTATCGATGAGTCTTTTTCAAGCGACTCCGACGGAGCCTGGCATGGGAGGTTTCGTGTGGATGGGTAAGAGCAGTAGCCCCATATACACGGAGCTGGGAAATGCCGAAGCACGCCGCGAAAATCTTGCGGCAGCAGGCGATCCCTGGACCGATATCGAAATCGTTTCCCTGCGTGTTCGTGGCGGGGACGATGCGAGCTGCAACAATCTCTATCAGGCCAACGAACCGCAAGTCCTAGGGATGAGCCCTCGCATCGTCGAGATCGATCGCCAGGAGAACGGTAACTCCCGATTCGCGTGGTTTCAAAAGTCTGCCCCAGCAGGCCAATCTCCTTGGACCTCCCTAGAGGGAACGGGAAATGGGACCAAGGAATCGCCCATACCCGTGGTGCTGGACCAAAACACCGCTCTATGGGCTCTCCATTTAGGTGGGTATGTCGGAGAAGTCTTTTCGTTCGAATTCGATGGAGCTCCGATCTTTTTCAAGACCGCTGGCGTGTTGCAAAACACGATCCTGCAAGGGAGTTTGATCATCGGTGAAGAAAACTTCAAACGCATGTTCCCCACGATCGCAGGTTATAAATCGTTTCTGGTCGAAGTTCCTTCCGACAAGATGGCTGAGTTGCCTGCCTTGAAGAGCCTTTTGGAAAACGGATGGGAGGAGCAAGGCTTGGACTTGGTCGAAAGTTCCAAGATCCTGTCTCAACTCCTCGCGGTGCAAAACACCTATTTGTCCGCGTTCCAACTCCTCGGCGCGATGGGACTCTTGCTTGGGACCGTTGGACTGGGGGTGACGCAGATACGCGGCGCGCTCGAACGCAGGGCGGAGCTCGCTTCGATGCGAGCGTTAGGGTTCACCAAACGAAGACTTGTTTGGATCCTGACACTCGAGAACGGTTGGCAGTTGTTCCGAGGGCTCGCTATCGGAGGAGTGGCGGCCGCATTGGCCACGATCCCTGCCCTCGTGGCCGGCCAGCCTTTTGGAGGGCTGGTAACGCCGCTGTGGATGCTCGGTTTGATCTTGATAGTCGGCGGGTTAACGAGTTGGTTTGCAGCGTCGTTCGCGATGCGTTGGCCCTTGCTCGCAGCCCTTCGCTCCGAGACGTAA
- a CDS encoding DUF58 domain-containing protein, with amino-acid sequence MIRHERSMMFTDKKADDSVSNTDATAPLSSEQDARTAEAAATGAERLRGWSSWILSPWRAIRLARRFATPVTTRLTREGWQFAFMICFIVLGAVLRDVNLLVILAGTLLALMLVQWRVCAKTLYGLHPFRRLPKSIQARKEFEVELEVTNPKRWLGAWLVQVQERIVFAPKSSTAKQVSQTIALLFPILPPHAQRSQKYRCTVQRRGNYRFLDTEISTRFPLGLMRSFLQSSSTASFIAQPAIGRLLPGWLELFEGKITGVQQRKSRSISDEGEFFGLRAYQPGDSPRWIHWRSSARLGELMVKQFQRSDSREFILVLDLCLPPSSSRMTREEFESTEDLAVEFAASVANQIASSNNAVLTLAIADSDPTIAIRIQTRAQNTALLDRLGTARAGETDGLPLALEMLEGEYRRVENLLVVSTRPKHQAMAPSIRSPSQDRNILFWKNLIWLNVANEEITPYFQPSNPG; translated from the coding sequence ATGATCAGGCATGAACGCTCAATGATGTTCACGGACAAGAAGGCGGACGATTCGGTTTCCAACACCGACGCAACCGCCCCCCTTTCTTCGGAACAGGATGCCAGGACAGCGGAAGCAGCGGCAACGGGCGCCGAGCGACTGCGGGGTTGGAGCTCGTGGATTCTGTCTCCCTGGCGCGCGATTCGATTAGCGAGGCGTTTCGCAACTCCGGTCACGACCCGTTTAACGCGAGAGGGTTGGCAGTTCGCGTTCATGATCTGCTTTATCGTTCTCGGAGCGGTCCTTCGCGACGTGAACTTGCTCGTCATCCTCGCGGGTACCCTTCTCGCCTTGATGCTTGTCCAGTGGCGGGTCTGCGCCAAGACGCTCTACGGGCTGCATCCCTTTAGGAGGCTCCCTAAGTCGATTCAGGCTCGCAAGGAATTCGAAGTCGAATTGGAGGTGACCAATCCAAAGCGATGGCTTGGGGCTTGGTTGGTTCAAGTTCAAGAGCGAATCGTCTTTGCACCGAAGTCGTCGACCGCCAAACAGGTGTCACAAACCATCGCACTCCTGTTCCCCATTCTTCCACCTCACGCACAACGATCACAGAAATATCGCTGCACTGTCCAACGCCGTGGCAACTATCGATTTCTGGACACAGAAATCTCCACCCGATTCCCCCTCGGACTGATGCGATCATTTCTCCAAAGCTCGAGCACAGCTTCGTTCATCGCGCAGCCTGCGATCGGTCGCCTGCTTCCCGGATGGCTCGAGCTCTTTGAAGGAAAAATCACTGGCGTCCAACAGCGCAAGTCGCGATCGATTTCGGACGAAGGGGAGTTCTTTGGATTGCGGGCCTACCAGCCTGGCGACAGTCCACGGTGGATTCACTGGCGCTCCTCTGCTCGCTTGGGGGAATTGATGGTGAAGCAGTTTCAAAGGTCTGATAGCCGCGAATTCATCTTGGTCCTCGATCTCTGTCTGCCCCCTAGCTCTTCCCGCATGACAAGGGAAGAGTTTGAGAGCACTGAAGACCTCGCGGTCGAGTTTGCGGCGAGCGTCGCCAACCAAATCGCCTCCTCCAACAATGCCGTCTTGACCCTGGCCATCGCGGACAGCGATCCGACCATCGCGATTCGCATTCAGACGCGAGCCCAGAACACCGCCTTGCTCGACAGGCTAGGAACGGCTCGCGCAGGCGAGACCGACGGTCTTCCGTTGGCTCTCGAGATGCTAGAAGGTGAATACCGACGAGTGGAGAATTTGCTCGTCGTTAGCACCCGCCCCAAACATCAAGCGATGGCTCCTAGCATTCGCTCGCCTAGCCAGGATCGCAACATCCTCTTCTGGAAGAATCTAATCTGGCTCAACGTCGCGAACGAGGAAATCACACCGTACTTCCAACCCTCCAACCCGGGGTAA
- a CDS encoding AAA family ATPase — MANEIPPVLTRLEQNIESVVLGKKEVVRRILIALLAGEHLLLEDVPGVGKTLLAKAIAKSIDGKFTRVQFTPDLLPSDIIGSSIYHNGEFKFSPGPIFANVVLGDEINRAPPRTQSALLEAMSEHQASVDGKTYPLPDPFLVIATQNPFEFEGTYVLPESQLDRFIMRIDVGYPGRDAEKNVLKSHQSGEPVDALKPVASIEEIKTLQQQSRAITVEDTVIDYLLEIVEQTRRSNEIQVGVSTRGTIAYYRAAQAHALISGRKYVVPDDVKSLAIPVLAHRIMPRGFTAGSERSTAEAIIERCLRNVDVPL, encoded by the coding sequence ATGGCCAATGAAATACCTCCGGTTCTAACCCGACTGGAACAAAACATCGAGTCGGTCGTTCTTGGCAAAAAGGAAGTGGTTCGCCGCATTCTGATTGCATTGCTCGCTGGAGAGCATCTTTTGCTGGAAGACGTGCCTGGGGTCGGTAAGACCCTCTTGGCGAAAGCGATTGCGAAGAGCATCGACGGAAAATTCACACGCGTTCAATTCACTCCGGATCTTCTCCCCTCCGACATTATCGGCAGCAGCATCTACCACAACGGGGAATTCAAATTCTCCCCGGGTCCGATTTTCGCCAATGTTGTGTTGGGAGATGAAATCAATCGTGCACCACCGCGAACGCAGAGCGCCCTTCTCGAAGCGATGAGTGAACATCAAGCGAGCGTGGACGGAAAGACCTACCCGCTTCCCGATCCGTTCCTGGTGATCGCTACCCAGAACCCGTTCGAATTCGAAGGAACCTATGTTCTGCCTGAAAGCCAACTCGATCGCTTCATCATGCGAATCGATGTGGGCTACCCAGGACGCGATGCCGAAAAGAACGTACTAAAGTCCCACCAGAGCGGTGAACCAGTCGACGCGCTGAAACCGGTCGCATCCATCGAGGAAATCAAAACGCTGCAACAGCAATCTCGTGCAATCACCGTCGAAGACACCGTCATCGATTACTTGCTCGAGATTGTCGAGCAGACGCGCCGCAGCAATGAGATCCAGGTCGGTGTCAGCACGCGGGGAACGATCGCGTATTACCGCGCCGCGCAAGCGCATGCGTTGATCTCCGGTCGCAAATATGTCGTTCCCGATGACGTCAAGTCGTTGGCCATTCCTGTCTTAGCCCACCGGATCATGCCGCGCGGGTTCACGGCGGGCAGCGAACGCTCGACTGCGGAAGCAATCATCGAGCGGTGCTTACGCAATGTCGACGTTCCCCTATGA
- a CDS encoding glycosyltransferase, with translation MVTVVCTRWLDAFPVSYVRLLKNAVAANLNRPHRFVCVTDNLEGLDSDIEGIPMPDMGLPLAHQKLGCWPKLSIFAPGMLPPDEPALYLDLDVLVRSSLDPFFEQIRSKPGLHVLREWNPTLWNLLPSSLRPDRGVQGSILGFIPREQSSIYEKFMADKTIPSRYLLDQDFLTEHVSQRSYWPVSWTASFKWHCMKYYPLNRLIPRIREPKRAKIVVFHGKPRPVDVVPLGNYRWGTKRKFGFGPVDWVRDYWLRYDPTWTEPSAEKDIETEPRARAAA, from the coding sequence ATGGTCACTGTCGTCTGCACCCGTTGGCTCGATGCCTTTCCGGTGTCCTATGTTCGGCTTCTCAAGAACGCGGTCGCTGCGAACTTGAATAGACCGCATCGATTCGTGTGCGTGACGGACAATTTGGAGGGGCTGGATTCGGACATCGAAGGGATTCCGATGCCGGACATGGGGCTCCCTTTAGCGCATCAAAAGTTGGGTTGCTGGCCCAAACTCTCCATTTTTGCCCCTGGCATGCTACCGCCCGATGAGCCCGCACTCTATCTCGATCTCGATGTACTCGTCCGTTCCAGTCTCGATCCGTTCTTCGAACAGATCCGTTCCAAACCGGGGCTCCATGTTCTCCGGGAATGGAACCCAACGCTGTGGAATCTGCTCCCATCTTCCCTGCGGCCCGACCGAGGAGTCCAAGGCTCGATACTTGGCTTCATTCCGCGGGAGCAATCCAGCATCTACGAGAAGTTCATGGCGGACAAGACGATTCCGTCGCGATACTTGCTCGACCAAGACTTCTTAACCGAGCATGTTTCTCAGCGCTCGTATTGGCCGGTTTCTTGGACGGCTAGTTTCAAGTGGCATTGCATGAAGTACTACCCACTGAATCGATTGATTCCGCGAATTCGAGAACCCAAACGGGCCAAGATTGTGGTCTTTCATGGCAAGCCGCGTCCGGTAGATGTCGTACCACTGGGCAACTACCGATGGGGAACGAAAAGAAAATTCGGCTTCGGTCCCGTCGACTGGGTTCGAGATTATTGGCTTCGTTATGACCCAACTTGGACCGAACCCTCCGCGGAAAAAGATATCGAAACGGAACCTCGCGCGCGGGCAGCGGCCTAG
- a CDS encoding enolase C-terminal domain-like protein — protein MSKSTKLTIVEAESEKFPFVYRTPLKFGGRVVKDVTVFRTSLTIEDKAKKKTAVGMGEMTMGTAWAWPSKQLSPEMALRTVITLADRIVQALPDLEPASHPLHFWPQIKAIAKAKAAELVEAMKLTEPIPDLAIALAASTADIALHDAYGRLNNANAFDCLTPEHIGGDLSTWLGEDFVGKHFQDAILSKPTSTLALYHLVGSLDPLSTADLSKPIGDGLPETLEEWIRTQHLSHLKIKLTGQDLDADVGRLVEIERIAMRVAPTRIWSYSMDFNEACENEDYVIDFLERIDRLAREAIGKLHYIEQPMGRDLRARKEVTMHRVSRLKPVVIDESLTDLDAFMFAKQQGYSGIAIKACKGLSDSLLFAAAAKNYGMKCYVQDLTCVGASFLTSASLASRIAGLTAVEGNGRQYCPAGNKDWESLYRPMFKVLGGVVPTELLGGVGLGFAWPRNLLSKKYASLAQG, from the coding sequence ATGTCCAAGTCGACCAAACTGACCATTGTTGAAGCGGAATCCGAGAAGTTTCCTTTCGTCTACCGGACTCCCCTGAAGTTCGGCGGACGGGTAGTCAAGGACGTGACGGTATTCCGCACCAGCCTCACGATCGAGGACAAGGCCAAGAAGAAGACGGCAGTCGGCATGGGGGAAATGACCATGGGGACCGCCTGGGCCTGGCCGAGCAAACAGCTCTCGCCGGAAATGGCGCTCCGAACCGTGATCACTTTGGCGGATCGGATTGTTCAAGCCCTTCCGGACCTGGAACCAGCCTCCCACCCGCTCCACTTCTGGCCGCAAATCAAAGCCATTGCAAAGGCCAAGGCCGCGGAACTGGTCGAAGCGATGAAGCTCACCGAACCCATTCCGGATTTGGCAATCGCCCTGGCGGCTTCGACTGCCGATATCGCTTTGCACGATGCCTATGGTCGATTGAACAACGCCAACGCCTTCGATTGCTTGACCCCCGAGCACATCGGAGGGGACCTGTCTACTTGGCTGGGAGAGGACTTCGTCGGCAAACACTTCCAAGATGCGATCTTGAGCAAGCCGACTTCGACACTCGCTCTTTATCACTTGGTTGGTTCGTTGGACCCGCTCTCCACAGCGGATCTGAGCAAGCCGATCGGGGATGGGCTGCCCGAAACATTGGAAGAATGGATCCGCACGCAGCACCTTTCGCACTTGAAGATCAAGCTGACCGGCCAAGACCTCGACGCCGATGTCGGACGGTTGGTCGAAATCGAGAGGATCGCGATGCGAGTCGCCCCAACCCGCATTTGGTCCTACTCAATGGACTTCAACGAAGCATGCGAGAACGAAGACTACGTGATCGATTTCTTGGAACGAATCGATCGGCTAGCCCGCGAAGCGATTGGAAAGCTCCACTACATCGAGCAACCCATGGGACGAGACCTTCGAGCCCGTAAAGAAGTCACCATGCACCGCGTGAGCCGACTCAAGCCGGTTGTGATCGATGAGTCCCTCACCGATTTGGATGCCTTTATGTTCGCCAAACAGCAAGGCTATTCAGGGATCGCTATCAAGGCTTGCAAGGGGCTGAGCGACTCGCTTCTGTTTGCTGCTGCCGCCAAGAACTACGGCATGAAGTGCTATGTGCAAGATCTCACCTGCGTCGGTGCTTCGTTCCTGACATCCGCCTCCCTGGCGTCGCGCATCGCGGGCTTGACCGCCGTCGAAGGGAATGGACGACAGTATTGCCCCGCAGGAAACAAAGATTGGGAGTCGCTTTACCGCCCCATGTTCAAAGTTTTAGGGGGAGTTGTGCCGACGGAACTATTGGGAGGCGTGGGACTCGGTTTCGCCTGGCCTCGCAATTTGCTTTCTAAAAAGTACGCGTCGCTCGCACAAGGCTAG
- a CDS encoding DUF2293 domain-containing protein, whose amino-acid sequence MDSIRSCIVAPGKTPDTVIAPDGVVMKIPPGWELLPPGDAGLTRRVKAATDTWTVQVKKGRKLFSQGVWAAANVIAAKRAELEKERATEAYAKRKQSDLARRERKQEAYVESFEATVFRFLDFHPCHLDTAKNLAKAVSDHATPVGSGTVARTERIPIEERAEAAVIAWMRHQTTAYDNMKIPRVRGERREVRRMLAQRSRQLLESYRKGESVPAKSCPLQSALQQPPAYNHNRSNVPPNDC is encoded by the coding sequence GTGGATTCCATACGTTCCTGTATTGTCGCACCCGGGAAGACTCCCGATACGGTCATTGCCCCGGATGGTGTCGTGATGAAAATCCCACCCGGATGGGAATTGCTCCCTCCAGGGGACGCCGGGTTGACTCGACGCGTTAAAGCGGCCACCGATACGTGGACCGTTCAAGTCAAAAAGGGACGGAAGCTCTTCTCTCAAGGCGTCTGGGCCGCTGCAAACGTCATAGCCGCCAAACGCGCGGAGCTGGAAAAGGAAAGGGCTACGGAGGCTTACGCCAAAAGGAAGCAATCCGATCTAGCTCGCCGCGAACGCAAGCAAGAAGCGTACGTGGAAAGCTTTGAAGCCACTGTTTTTCGCTTTCTCGATTTCCATCCCTGTCACCTTGATACGGCTAAGAATTTGGCCAAAGCCGTCTCCGACCATGCGACCCCAGTCGGTAGCGGCACCGTCGCAAGAACCGAACGAATCCCCATCGAAGAACGAGCCGAAGCTGCCGTAATCGCTTGGATGCGCCACCAAACGACTGCTTACGACAACATGAAAATTCCCCGAGTTCGTGGCGAGCGGCGCGAAGTCCGACGCATGCTCGCCCAACGCTCTCGACAGTTGCTAGAATCGTATCGCAAGGGGGAATCTGTCCCAGCCAAGAGCTGTCCTTTACAATCAGCCCTCCAACAGCCCCCCGCATACAACCACAACAGGTCCAATGTACCACCAAACGATTGTTAA